In the Dehalococcoidia bacterium genome, ATTGATGCCCGCGTTGACCACTATCGCTCCGGCGGCGACAATTGCCAGCACCAGCACTCCCACGAGGAATTTATCTATCATCGGGGTCGCGCGCCGCGGCTCCATACGGTTGAGGTTCATTCTCTCGCCTTCAGGGAGGTCGCGGCGGCGCCGCCAGGCGATGGCCAGGACTGCGAGCGTCAGGCTTTCCAGAGAAATGAGCAGCGGGTAAACGTCGATTCTCCAGACGTAACTTAGCAGCAGGCCGTCGAGCATTACCAGCGCGATAGACAGTGCGATGCTATAGGCGATACGCTCGGCGGCGCTGAGGCGCGTCCCGTCCGGGAAAAAGGCCGTCACGAGGGCGTATCCAGGGATAAACAGCATGAAAGGCACTCCCAGCGTCACACGCGCTGCTAGTGAATCGGTGAACATCACCGCCGGGATGAGCAGCAGACTTAATAAGGCCGCCAGTGCCAGGTCGAGGTTGTATTTCAGTCTCAAAAGCGCACCCCGTCGCCATTATAGCATGTACCGCTCAGAGTAAGAAAAACCACGACCGGGTAATCTGCTTGAATGTTAAGCTTGAACGCGCTAAAGTAGCACCGGAAGATTAAATTCTTACTGTATGAAAGAAATCGAGAATCCCCCCGCCGACAACCCGCAAACCAGCGAAGTTCGACCGCTATGGCATTTCTGGCGCATCCCGCTGTATTCCAATGCCTTCTACCTGATAGCGGGCAACGGGCTGGGAGCAGTTCTCGGGTTTGTCTTCTGGGCGGTTGCCGCCCGCTTTTACTCCCCCGGTGACGTAGGCACAATGTCGGCGGCCATCGCCGCTCTGGGATTGCTGGGCAGTTTGTCCCATCTCGGGTTGGGTGTGGGCATCATCCGCTTTCTTCCCGGAGATGATAAACAGGCAGCACGGCTCATCAATTTCAGCCTCTCGCTAATTTTTATCACCGGCGCACTTCTGGCCGTCATTTTTCTGCTAGGCACCGGACTGTGGTCGCCCGGCCTGGCCCCTTTCCGGCAGGATGCAGGCCGTTTTATAGTGTTCACACTTTTTACCGCTTTCACCGCTATAGTAACGGTGGCGGACGGAGTTTTTATCGCCCGCCGCCGCGCCGGTTTCGCCATGGGGCGCGGCCTCTCCATGAATGTTCTTAAACTCATCATGTTAATAACCTTCGCCGCAACGGCACAGGCGTACGGCATATTCACCTCGTGGGGGTCGGCGCTCAGCATATCCCTCCTCCTGGGCCTGTTTTTGTTTCTGCCCCGCCTCGTCCACGGTTTCCTGCCCTCTCCCAACCTCGACTGGCACGGCAGGGGTGAGATGGTGCGCTACTCGCTGGTGAACAACGGAGCCTCCCTGCTGGCGGTGCTTCCCGGGCAGATTCTACCCATCATGCTGCTCGGCAGGCTGGGGGCCGAGGCTAATGCATTCTTCTTCATAGCCTGGC is a window encoding:
- a CDS encoding DUF1616 domain-containing protein; translated protein: MRLKYNLDLALAALLSLLLIPAVMFTDSLAARVTLGVPFMLFIPGYALVTAFFPDGTRLSAAERIAYSIALSIALVMLDGLLLSYVWRIDVYPLLISLESLTLAVLAIAWRRRRDLPEGERMNLNRMEPRRATPMIDKFLVGVLVLAIVAAGAIVVNAGINNTQPYSEFYLLGAAGKAADYSQNMAVGQRGQLTLVLTNHEKLDVAYTIRIVQEDGHAFIDGNEQNETSFILTNGQKQSYTITFSFDAAGAGQKLEFDLYKGNDTEIYLRTYLRVDVS
- a CDS encoding polysaccharide biosynthesis protein, coding for MKEIENPPADNPQTSEVRPLWHFWRIPLYSNAFYLIAGNGLGAVLGFVFWAVAARFYSPGDVGTMSAAIAALGLLGSLSHLGLGVGIIRFLPGDDKQAARLINFSLSLIFITGALLAVIFLLGTGLWSPGLAPFRQDAGRFIVFTLFTAFTAIVTVADGVFIARRRAGFAMGRGLSMNVLKLIMLITFAATAQAYGIFTSWGSALSISLLLGLFLFLPRLVHGFLPSPNLDWHGRGEMVRYSLVNNGASLLAVLPGQILPIMLLGRLGAEANAFFFIAWQVMGAVSMVPSSISTSLFAEGCHDEEELLHNVRRSLKLAFAILTPVVIALLFFSAPLLRVFGVEYAGHSTRLLQLLSISLIPMSVNQVYFSILRVQKRLRTLNVMNGVIAVVTLGV